TCCAGTTCCCTTTCGGAGAGCAACCTGGCACCGGGGACGCTCAGGCCCTGGGCTATAACCAGCTCACCCGCCTTGGCGGGGGAAAGCACCTCGTTCGTGTACTCCACATAGACGGTCAGACCAGTGGAGGTCTCGCCCAGGGGACCTACAGCGACCACGGGGGCCAGGATACCTGTCTCATTGACCACCCAGCCGACGGGATAGGCCAGGCTGAAACCAAGAAAGCTGTTCTCATAGCGGGCGAGGGGGAAAGGGACAGGCGTGGGGGTCAGAGCGGGAGTAGCGGTCGGCGTGGGCGTTGGGGTCGGAGTAGGCCGAGGGGTAGGGGTGGGGGTAGCCACCAGTGTCGGGATGGGAGTAGGGGTTGGGGTAGCCACCAGTGTCGGGATGGGAGTAGGGGTTGGAGCAGGAGTTGGAGTAGGGGTTGGAGCAGGAGTTGGGGTAGGGGTTGGAGCAGGAGTAGGAGTGGGGGCGGGGGCAGGAGTGACCACAGGCGTGGGGGTTGGCGTAGGGGCCGGGGTCGGAGGGGGGGCCGAGCGGAAAACAAAAAAGAGGCCAGCGGCAACAAGCCCAACGAGAACAAGTATCCAGATGGCTCTCTTCACCAGCCCCTCCAAACGGAAATTATACTTTGACAATTGTAGGCTCTCACTCTATAATGTGTCAACATTAACTCTAGGGGGGAAGGGCGATGAGACTAAGAGCAAGACGATTGCTGGCTATTTTGGCGGCGTTTTCAGTCCTGCTGGTGATGGTCCCCTTCGCCCAGGCCGAGACAGGCTCCCCCAAGAAGCTGGAGCCGCTGGTCCTTCTCCCGCCCCAGCCACAGGCCATTTCCGGAAGGGCCGGGATGGTCTTTTCCGGTCAGGACCCGCTCCTGCGCCCGGTGCCACCCGGACTGCCGGGAAGGGAAGCGGAAGAGAAACTGGAAGGCCCGGGCTTGGGAGGGGGAGGGGTCCTGCTTCAGGCCCCCGGGGCGGCGGCCACCGCCCTCATACCCTATCGGGACCCCTCGGCCAAGTTCAGCCGCAACATCCTGGTCAGCCGGGACAAGGGACGCGCACCCATCCAGACCGAACCCCATCTGGCTGTTGACCCGAAGGACCCCAACCACATCGTGATGGCCACGATAGACTACAACTTCCAGGGGATAGCCACCTATAACAGCATTGATGGTGGGGCAACCTGGGAGGGACCCTTCATAGCCAAGGTATCTCGACAGGCATTGGCCGGGGCAGGAGACCCCGTGCTGGCCTTTGACCGGAAGGCCAATATCTACGCAGCCCAACTCTCCGTTGACTTCATAACCCTCTGGCTGGATGGGCTCCAGGTCTTCGTGGGTGTCCTCAATGTGGATGTGAGCCATTCAGAAGACAGCGGCTACACCTGGAAAGACACCCTCACTGCAGCCCCGGCGTATGCTACCGTTCAGAACTCTACCGACGCGACAGGCCGGCCGCGGGCGGATATAGAGGTGGGGCTTGTTGATAAGCCCTGGATGACGGTAGGCCCCAACCCCAAAGACCCCAGCAAGGACATTATTTACCTCACCTACACGAAGTTTACCGACCAGTGGGTGCTCGCCTGGTCGGATGAGGTCCCCTTCATAATGATCGCCTCTGAGACAACCTCTATAGAGATGGTCCGGTCGGAGGACGGGGGCCTGACCTGGAGCAAGCCGGTGCGGGTAAGTCCTGCCGTCTTCAACGTGGGCCAGCAAACGCGGCGGGTAGTCCAGGGGTCCCAGCCGGTGGCAGGCCCCGACGGCACCCTCTATGTGGCCTGGTTTGATAGCACTGAGGACGATATGAACGAGGGCCGGGGGGAGATATGGGCGGCTGCTTCTTATGACGGGGGGGCTTCCTTCCAGACGCCCCGTCTGGCGGCCACCTTCGTTGAAGGCCCCTATCTGCCCCGTTCCGCCTCATTCCGCGTCTGGGGCACCTGCTTCCCCCAGATAGCAGTCGGCCCCCAGGGCGAAATCTACATCGCCTACACTGCTCCCCCTCCCGATAACCCTGATGACGTGGGGGACGTGTTCCTTGTCCGCTCTCTGGACAAAGGCAGGACCTGGGAGCGGTCGGTAAGGGTGAACGATGACGCTAGCCGCCGCTTCCAGTTCTTCCCCTCGGTGACCGTGGACCCTAACGGGGTTCTCCACATGATGTGGGGGGACATGAGGAACGACCCCTCCGAGCTTTCCTATCATATTTACTACTCCACCTCCAAGGATGCGGGGAGGACCTGGGAACTGAACAGCCGCGTCAGCGACTTCCCTTCCAATCCCAACTTCGCCTTCCCCGGGGGCGGGTTTATCGGGGACTATTTTTCCATCAAGGCGACCAAGGATGATGTTTACATGGTCTGGGCCGATAGCCGCCTTGGGGAAATGGGCGGAATAAACCAGAAGATTGCCTTCGCCCGGAAGAAGCTCATGCCCGCCCCCTCCATCTTCCTCTCCCCCCCCTCCGGGCCCAGCGGCCGGGATGTCATTGTCCAGGGCAACAATTACCAGCCGGACACGGAGATATATGTGGTGCTGGGTGGTGTTGTTATCTCTGCAGGGCGGGCCCGGGATGACGGGACCTTCTCCATCCCCCTCTTCATCCCAATTGCCGGGGAGGGGGCGGCTCCGATGAGCGTGATGGATACCTCCGGCAATATGGCTACCACTTCTTTCTTCACGGAGTTTGGTTTTGACAGCTTCCAGAAGGTCGTGACCAGCCTTCAGGACAGGGTCACCGAGATAGCCGCAATAGTCCAGAAGACGCCCGCCCCACAGCCTACCGCCGCCCCTGCGGCAGCCACCCCCACCCCAGCCCCTGCTGCCACCGCCCCGGCGACCCCTGCGCCAGCGGCAAGCCAGGGCTCCTCCTGGCCGCTGGTGGTGGCGCTGGTAGTGGCGGCATTGGCACTGCTGGTGGCCCTCCTGGCTCTCTCCCGAAGGGGGGCACGATGAAGAAGCTTTGTCTTTTGGCCCTGGCCTGGCTTTTGCTCATCCCCGGGGCGGTCTCCGCCCAGGTGGCCTATGTCCCTCCTCACCAGAAGCCCGGCCCTGCCGCCGAGCGGCTCCAGTTTAAGGCCTTCGATGTGGATATTGCCGCAGCCAGCCTGCGCCGGGGGGACATGGACCTGTATCTCTACAGCCTCAAAAAGGAGGCCGCGGCCACCCTGAAGGGGGTACAGGGGGTAAAGGTCTATGAGGCCCCCGCCACCACCATCTCCCTTATCCTCAACCCCGCCCCCGCCGCCGAGGGGCAATTGAACCCCTTCTCCATCCGGGAGGTCCGCTATGCGATGAACTACCTGGTCAACCGCGCCTTTGTCTCCCAGGAGATATACAAGGGGCTGGCCCAGCCCATGGTCACCTATGTAAGCCCCACGGATTACGATTACCTTACCGTCTCCGACCTGGTCCGGGAATTTGACCTGGGCTATGATGCGGAGCGGGGCAGAGCGATGATGGCCGACGCCCTCAAGAAAGCCGGGGCCACCTTGAAGGATGGGCGCTGGAATTACCGGGACAAGCCCATTCAGGTCAAGTTCATCATCCGGACAGAGGACGAGCGCCGGGAGGTGGGTGACCTGGTCAGGGTGGAGCTGGAAAAGGCTGGGTTCTCCGTTGCCACCAGCTACCAGCAGTTCGCCCCCGCCATCCTCACCGTCTATGGCACCGACCCCCAGCTCTTCCAGTGGCACCTCTATACCGAGGGCTGGGGCAAGGGGGCTGCCGAGCGCTATGACTACGCCAACGCCAACTCTATGGCCGCCCCCTGGCTCGGCAATATGCCCGGCTGGCAGGAGGTTGGCTTCTGGCAGTACGAGAACCCCACCCTGGACCAGCTGGGCCAGCGCCTCTTCCGAGGAGACTTCGCCAACCAGCAGGAGAGGGACGACCTCTACCGCCAGATTGCCCGCCTCAGCACGGAGGAGTCGGTCCGCGTCTGGCTGGCTACTGTAGTCAACAGCACCCCCAGCCGGGAGGAGGTGAGGGGGATTACCGAGGATGTGGCCTCCGGCCCCAGGTCCCTGTGGACCCTGAGAGAGGCCTATGTCCCCGGGAAGGACACCCTGACCATAGGCAACCTGTGGGTAGACTCGGGGCGCAGCATCTGGAACCCCATAGGCGGCTTCGGGGATGTCTATAGCGTTGACATCTGGAAGAACATCTTTGACCCCCCCCTGGCCACCCATCCCTTCAAGGGGACCCCCCTCCCCTACCGGGCCACCTTCCAGGTAAAGACCTCAGGGCCGCAAGGAAAACTAGACGTGCCCTCCGATGCCTTCCTCTGGGATGCCAAGGCCAAAGCCTTCAGCCCGGTAGGAGCGGGGCGGCAGGCCATAAGCGTGGTCACCTTTGATTACTCCCTCTACCTGGGCTCCAACTGGCACCACGGTCAGCCCATCACTGCCGCCGATATCCTCTACAACCTCTATCAGACCTTTGACCTTGTCTACGACGAGAACAAGGCCCGCATTGAGCCCGCCCTGGCCCTTACCAGCAAGCCCTATCTGGACACCTTCCGGGGCTTCCGCCTTGACGGGAACAAGCTGGAAGTCTATGTTGACAACTGGCACTTTGACACCAGCTATATTGCCTCCTATGCCAGCGTGGTGGGGCTGACCATGCCCTGGGAAATCCTGGCGGCCACGGACAGGCTGGTCTTTGAGGACCGGCGGGCCGCCTACTCCGATACCGCCGCCGAGCGCCTGGGGGTCCCCTGGCTCAACCTGGTGAAGAGAGACGCCCTCCAAGTAAGGCGAGTCCTGCTGGACTTCCAGGAGAAGGCCTTTGTGCCTCAGAGCGTCTTCCAGGTAGGGGGAAAGACCTTCCTCACCCGGGAAGAGGCCCTGGCCCGCTACAATGCTGCCGTCCAGTGGATAGACACCTACCAGATGGCCGTCATCAGCAACGGCCCTTTCAAAATGGTCCGTTTTGACCCTGCGGCCCAGTTCGCCGAGCTGCAGGCTTTCCGGGACCCCACCTACCCCTTCAAGCCCGGGGACGGTTATTACGGCTCCATCCCCCGGGTAGCCATCGCCAAAGTGGATGTGAAACCAATAGCGCCCGGGGCCAAAGCCGAAGTGCTGGTAAGCCTGGAGGGGCCCACACCCCTATCCCTGCGCTATTCCCTCTATGACCCGGTGGGCCGGAAGAACCTCCTCTCCGGGGAGGCAGAGAAGAGAGGGGCTAAGGATTTTGCCATCACCCTGGGCCCGGAGCAGACTTCCTCGCTGAAAGTCGGCCTCTACCAGCTTTTCCTGCTGGCCTCCAGCTCCGAGGTAGCCGCCCCAACTGAAGAGAGGGTGGAGTTGGAAGTGGCTATCCCCAGACAGGCCACCCCCACACCGGGCGCGACGCCCACCGCAACGCCGGGGCTGACCCCCACCGGGACCCCCGGGCTGACGCCTACCCCGCCACCTTCCGGGGCACCCAGCCGGATACCCTGGCCCTGGCTTATCGCTATTGGGGCGCTGGTAGTCGTGGTGGCCCTGCTCCTTATCCGGCGGAGAAAGCCTTCCTGAGGTAGCCTCCGGGGCTAACTAAGGTATGCTCCTCACCCTGGCAGCTCGGGCGGCCACCCTCCTGGGGGTGCTGGTGGTGGTCCTGCTGTTGGTGGTGGTCACCCTGGGGGCCACCGGCTTTTCCGACAGTATCCTCCAGGCAGTGATCCGGGAGGAGATGAAGGGCATCAGGGAGTCCCTGGCCCGGACCATCCGGGACCCGGTTCAACTTGAGACAGCGCTGGAGGGGCGGCGGGAAGAGCTTGTCGGCTTCTACGGGCTGGACCGCCCCTGGTATTACCGCCTCCCCAGCACCGCCTGGCGGGTGGTGAGCCTGGACCTGGGTGAAGCCCGCACCCTGCGCAGCTTCGCCGGTAGCGCCCGGGTGGCTGATATCGTCAGGGAACGCCTCCCCCTTACCCTGGCGCTGGTCACTACCGCTACGGTTATTACTGCCCTCCTGGGGCTCTTCATCGGCGTAAGCCTAGCCACCCGGGTTACCAGCCGGGTGGACCGCCTTCTTTCCTATCTTTCCGCGGTCTCTCACGCTCTACCCAGCTGGTGGCTGGGCATCTTGCTCATCCTGCTCTTCGCCTTCAAATTCCGGTTCTTCCCCTCCGGGGGACTTTACAGCCTGCCCCCCCCTGAAGAGAGGTGGGCCAGGCTCCTTGACCTGGCCTGGCATGCCACCCTGCCAGTACTGACCCTGGTGCTGGTGTCGCTGGGGTCCTGGGTCTACACCGTGCGCACCATGGTGCTCAATACAGCCCAGGAGTTCTTTGTCACTGTGGCCCGTGCCAAGGGCCTGCCCGAGAGCGCAGTCCAGCGCCGTTACATCCTGCGGGTGGCCGCCCCCCCTATCCTCACCAATCTTATCCTAGGGCTGGCCGGTTCCCTGGGCGGGGCCATCCTCACCGAGACCATCTTCAACTGGCCCGGGATGGGCCGTCTCTACTACGATGCCGTCATGGCCGCCGACGAAGGGGTCATCATCGCCCTCACCTTCATCTTCGCCCTTATCTATGTGGCGGCCCGCTTCCTACTTGAGGTCCTCTACATAGCCCTGGACCCCAGGGTGAGGTACAGCTAACCATGCCCAGGGAAATCTGGAAGGTTCTCCTCAGCAGTGGCTCGGGGAGGGTGGGCCTGGCCTTCTTCCTGGCCCTGGTAGCCATTTCCCTCTATGTGGTGGCAACCTATCCCCACGACTTCGGCCTCTCCCGCTGGAACAACCCCGCCTACTGGGCCGATAATCCCAAGAGTGCCCCGCCCCGCTGGGTCAATCTCCTGGGGACAGACACAACTCCCCATCGGGTCTGGGAAAGGGCCCGCCCCGATTCTGTAACCCCCGCCGGGGAAAGGGAAGCCCGCTTCTACACCTTCCCCTTCTCCCTGGGCCCCCAGGAAGTGCCCACCTTCCTCTCCCTCTCCCTCGGCGATGTCCTCTACTACACGGACCCGCCCCTCCTCTCCCTCCGGCTCGGCCGGCCCGATGGCAAAGAGGTGGGCCTGTTCTCCTATTCCCTCCCCGGGCCCAGGCCGGGGGAGGTCTCCCCCATGGCCCGGTTCCAGGATACACCCAACCGCCTCCTCCTCTCCCGGGATGAGGGCCTCCTCCGGTCCACCTCCCGCTTCCTCTCGCAGGAGTTTGGCCTCCAGGTGGGCCCGCCCGAGCTCCTGGGGAAGGTTGAGGGGGTGCTCTTCGGCATCCCCCAGGGGGAGGGCTTCCGTCCCCT
The window above is part of the Chloroflexota bacterium genome. Proteins encoded here:
- a CDS encoding glycoside hydrolase encodes the protein MLAILAAFSVLLVMVPFAQAETGSPKKLEPLVLLPPQPQAISGRAGMVFSGQDPLLRPVPPGLPGREAEEKLEGPGLGGGGVLLQAPGAAATALIPYRDPSAKFSRNILVSRDKGRAPIQTEPHLAVDPKDPNHIVMATIDYNFQGIATYNSIDGGATWEGPFIAKVSRQALAGAGDPVLAFDRKANIYAAQLSVDFITLWLDGLQVFVGVLNVDVSHSEDSGYTWKDTLTAAPAYATVQNSTDATGRPRADIEVGLVDKPWMTVGPNPKDPSKDIIYLTYTKFTDQWVLAWSDEVPFIMIASETTSIEMVRSEDGGLTWSKPVRVSPAVFNVGQQTRRVVQGSQPVAGPDGTLYVAWFDSTEDDMNEGRGEIWAAASYDGGASFQTPRLAATFVEGPYLPRSASFRVWGTCFPQIAVGPQGEIYIAYTAPPPDNPDDVGDVFLVRSLDKGRTWERSVRVNDDASRRFQFFPSVTVDPNGVLHMMWGDMRNDPSELSYHIYYSTSKDAGRTWELNSRVSDFPSNPNFAFPGGGFIGDYFSIKATKDDVYMVWADSRLGEMGGINQKIAFARKKLMPAPSIFLSPPSGPSGRDVIVQGNNYQPDTEIYVVLGGVVISAGRARDDGTFSIPLFIPIAGEGAAPMSVMDTSGNMATTSFFTEFGFDSFQKVVTSLQDRVTEIAAIVQKTPAPQPTAAPAAATPTPAPAATAPATPAPAASQGSSWPLVVALVVAALALLVALLALSRRGAR
- a CDS encoding ABC transporter permease yields the protein MLLTLAARAATLLGVLVVVLLLVVVTLGATGFSDSILQAVIREEMKGIRESLARTIRDPVQLETALEGRREELVGFYGLDRPWYYRLPSTAWRVVSLDLGEARTLRSFAGSARVADIVRERLPLTLALVTTATVITALLGLFIGVSLATRVTSRVDRLLSYLSAVSHALPSWWLGILLILLFAFKFRFFPSGGLYSLPPPEERWARLLDLAWHATLPVLTLVLVSLGSWVYTVRTMVLNTAQEFFVTVARAKGLPESAVQRRYILRVAAPPILTNLILGLAGSLGGAILTETIFNWPGMGRLYYDAVMAADEGVIIALTFIFALIYVAARFLLEVLYIALDPRVRYS